The following are from one region of the Klebsiella aerogenes genome:
- a CDS encoding MDR family MFS transporter, whose protein sequence is MTSEIASQPAPSIRLLFSALLLVMLLSALDQTIVSTALPTIVGELGGLDKLSWVVTAYILSSTIVVPLYGKFGDLFGRKIVLQVAIVLFLAGSALCGLAQNMTQLVLMRALQGLGGGGLMVISMAAVADVIPPANRGRYQGLFGGVFGLATVIGPLIGGFLVQHASWRWIFYINLPLGLFALLVIGAVFHSSNQRSQHQIDWLGAIYLSMALLCIILFTSEGGSVHAWNDPQLWCILAFGIVGIIGFIYEERIAIEPIIPLSLFRNRSFLLCSLIGFVIGMSLFGSVTFLPLYLQVVKEATPTEAGLQLIPLMGGLLLTSIISGRVISHTGKYRIFPILGTLLGVAGMVLLTRITIHSPMWQLYLFTGVLGAGLGLVMQVLVLAVQNAMPAQMYGVATSGVTLFRSIGGSIGVALFGAVFTHVLQNNLQKLLPEGAVLPPGMNPIAVQHLPADIRLDYLDAFGAAIHAAFLMAACIMAVAFALSWLLKEAPLKTAA, encoded by the coding sequence ATGACATCTGAAATCGCCAGCCAACCGGCGCCGTCAATCCGCCTGCTATTCAGCGCCCTGCTGTTGGTCATGCTGCTGTCGGCGCTGGACCAAACTATCGTCTCCACCGCCCTGCCGACTATCGTTGGCGAGCTCGGCGGACTGGATAAACTGTCGTGGGTGGTCACCGCCTACATCCTCAGCTCGACCATCGTGGTGCCGCTGTACGGTAAGTTCGGCGACCTGTTTGGGCGCAAAATCGTGCTGCAGGTGGCGATCGTGCTGTTTCTCGCCGGTTCGGCTCTCTGCGGGTTAGCGCAGAACATGACGCAGTTGGTGCTAATGCGCGCGCTGCAGGGTCTCGGCGGCGGCGGCCTGATGGTGATCAGCATGGCGGCGGTCGCCGATGTGATCCCGCCCGCCAATCGCGGACGCTATCAGGGACTGTTCGGCGGCGTCTTCGGCCTGGCGACGGTGATCGGCCCGCTGATTGGCGGCTTCCTGGTGCAACACGCCTCCTGGCGCTGGATTTTCTATATCAACCTGCCGCTGGGCCTGTTCGCGCTACTGGTTATCGGTGCCGTATTCCACAGCAGTAACCAACGCAGCCAGCATCAAATCGACTGGCTGGGGGCGATTTACCTCAGCATGGCGCTGTTGTGCATCATCCTGTTTACCTCGGAAGGCGGCAGCGTCCACGCCTGGAACGACCCGCAACTGTGGTGCATTCTGGCCTTCGGCATCGTGGGGATCATCGGCTTTATTTACGAAGAGCGGATCGCCATCGAGCCGATTATTCCGCTGTCGCTGTTCCGCAACCGCAGCTTCCTGCTGTGCAGCCTGATTGGCTTTGTCATCGGCATGTCGCTGTTTGGCTCGGTCACCTTCCTGCCGCTCTATTTGCAGGTAGTGAAAGAAGCGACGCCGACCGAGGCCGGGCTGCAGCTCATCCCGCTGATGGGCGGCCTGCTGCTGACCTCAATCATTAGCGGCCGGGTGATCAGCCATACCGGAAAATACCGGATCTTCCCGATTCTCGGTACTCTGCTCGGCGTCGCTGGCATGGTACTGCTGACCCGCATCACCATTCATTCGCCGATGTGGCAGCTGTATCTGTTTACCGGCGTGCTCGGCGCGGGCCTTGGGCTGGTGATGCAGGTGCTGGTGCTGGCGGTGCAGAATGCGATGCCAGCACAGATGTACGGCGTCGCCACTTCCGGCGTCACCCTGTTCCGCTCGATTGGCGGCTCCATCGGCGTGGCGCTGTTCGGCGCGGTATTTACTCATGTCCTGCAAAATAATCTGCAAAAGCTGCTGCCGGAAGGCGCGGTGCTGCCGCCGGGGATGAACCCGATCGCGGTACAACATCTGCCTGCGGACATCCGCCTCGATTATCTCGATGCGTTCGGTGCGGCGATCCACGCAGCATTCCTGATGGCGGCCTGCATTATGGCGGTGGCCTTTGCGCTTTCCTGGCTACTGAAAGAGGCGCCGCTGAAAACCGCAGCTTAA
- a CDS encoding peroxidase-related enzyme (This protein belongs to a clade of uncharacterized proteins related to peroxidases such as the alkylhydroperoxidase AhpD.), giving the protein MSRLADIREQDATGKAAEIFAGIKKAMGKVPNAYLTIGGHSPAALQQALAHNAMLHKGSLSAQELEAINLSVSEATGCDYCLAAHTLMAKKAGFSSEQIHALRRGDYAEDARLNALATFAQTLVTTTGTLPEGDVAALRHAGFSDQQVIEIISAISAILFTNMVNRVNDTVVDFPKAD; this is encoded by the coding sequence AAATCTTTGCCGGGATTAAAAAAGCGATGGGCAAAGTGCCGAATGCCTATTTGACCATCGGCGGCCACTCTCCGGCGGCGCTGCAGCAGGCGTTGGCGCATAACGCGATGCTGCACAAAGGCAGCCTCAGCGCGCAAGAGCTGGAAGCGATTAATCTGTCAGTCAGCGAAGCGACCGGCTGCGATTACTGCCTGGCCGCACATACCCTGATGGCGAAAAAAGCCGGTTTCAGCAGTGAACAAATCCATGCGCTGCGCCGTGGCGACTATGCGGAAGATGCGCGCCTCAACGCGCTGGCGACGTTCGCACAAACCCTGGTGACCACCACCGGCACGCTGCCGGAAGGAGACGTCGCCGCGCTGCGCCACGCCGGTTTTAGCGACCAGCAGGTCATTGAAATTATTAGCGCCATCAGCGCCATTCTGTTCACCAACATGGTGAACCGGGTTAACGATACGGTTGTGGATTTCCCGAAAGCCGATTAA
- the nlpA gene encoding lipoprotein NlpA — protein MKLRLRTAAAVMLAGLLLAGCDRKSDDVKHIKVGVINGAEQDVAEVAKKVAKEKYGLDVELVGFSGSLLPNDATNAGELDANVFQHRPYLEQDNKAHNYHLVAIGNTFVFPMAGYSRKIKSAADIKDGATIAIPNDPTNLGRALLLLQKEQLITLKAGTGLLPTVVDITSNPRNLKIMELEGAQLPRVLDDPKVDVAIISTTYLQQTGLSPVRDGIFIEDKNSPYVNIIVAREDNKDAENVKEFMQSYQSPEVAKAAETIFNGGAVPGW, from the coding sequence ATGAAATTACGTTTACGGACGGCGGCGGCGGTCATGCTGGCGGGCCTGCTGTTGGCTGGCTGCGATCGGAAAAGCGACGATGTCAAACACATTAAGGTCGGCGTGATCAACGGCGCGGAACAGGATGTGGCGGAAGTGGCGAAGAAAGTGGCGAAAGAGAAATATGGCCTCGACGTTGAACTGGTGGGCTTTAGTGGCTCGCTGCTGCCAAATGATGCGACCAACGCCGGGGAACTGGACGCCAACGTCTTCCAGCACCGGCCTTATCTGGAACAGGATAACAAAGCGCATAACTACCATCTGGTGGCTATTGGCAACACTTTTGTCTTCCCGATGGCTGGCTATTCGCGCAAGATTAAATCGGCCGCCGATATCAAAGACGGCGCGACTATCGCCATTCCCAACGACCCGACCAATCTTGGCCGCGCGCTGCTGTTATTACAAAAAGAGCAGTTGATTACCCTCAAAGCGGGTACCGGCCTGCTGCCGACGGTGGTGGATATCACCAGTAACCCGCGCAACCTGAAAATTATGGAACTGGAAGGGGCGCAGCTGCCGCGGGTGCTTGACGATCCGAAGGTAGACGTCGCTATCATCAGCACCACCTATCTGCAGCAAACCGGGCTATCCCCGGTGCGCGATGGGATCTTTATTGAAGACAAAAACTCGCCTTATGTGAACATCATTGTGGCGCGTGAAGACAATAAAGACGCGGAGAACGTGAAAGAGTTTATGCAGTCATACCAGTCGCCGGAAGTGGCGAAGGCGGCAGAAACGATTTTCAACGGCGGTGCAGTACCAGGCTGGTAA
- the murQ gene encoding N-acetylmuramic acid 6-phosphate etherase, which translates to MSIDLSKLLTERRNANSANIDTLSTVDMLTVINQEDQQVAQAITPYLPQIAQVVDKVAAALQAGGRLIYIGAGTSGRLGILDASECPPTFGTRPEQVVGIIAGGHKAILSAVENVEDNKAQGVLDLQNLNFSNRDVLVGLAASGRTPYVIGAMEYAHSQNAFVAIVSCNPHGDMAQLADVAITPVVGPEVVTGSTRLKAGTAQKLVLNMISTGAMIRVGKVYSNLMVDVEATNAKLIERQVSIVMEATDCDRATAQNALDACGRHCKTAIVMVLADLSAEEAQSLLAKNNGYIRKALGNT; encoded by the coding sequence ATGAGTATCGACCTGAGCAAATTGCTGACCGAGCGGCGCAACGCCAACAGCGCCAACATTGATACCCTGTCCACCGTCGATATGCTGACGGTCATCAATCAGGAAGACCAGCAGGTGGCGCAGGCGATTACGCCTTATTTACCGCAGATTGCCCAAGTGGTGGATAAGGTCGCGGCGGCGCTGCAGGCTGGCGGACGGCTGATTTACATCGGCGCCGGGACGTCAGGGCGTTTGGGTATCCTCGACGCCAGCGAATGTCCGCCGACTTTCGGCACCCGTCCGGAGCAGGTGGTGGGGATCATTGCCGGAGGACACAAAGCGATTCTGAGCGCCGTGGAAAACGTGGAAGACAATAAAGCGCAAGGGGTGCTGGATCTGCAGAATTTGAACTTCAGCAACCGTGATGTGCTGGTGGGCCTGGCGGCCAGCGGGCGCACGCCGTACGTGATTGGCGCGATGGAATACGCACATAGCCAGAATGCGTTTGTCGCTATCGTCAGTTGTAACCCGCATGGCGACATGGCCCAACTGGCGGATGTGGCGATTACCCCGGTCGTCGGCCCGGAAGTGGTCACCGGTTCGACCCGCCTGAAAGCCGGTACCGCGCAGAAGCTGGTGCTGAACATGATTTCCACCGGGGCGATGATTCGCGTCGGCAAGGTCTACAGTAACCTGATGGTCGACGTCGAAGCGACCAACGCCAAGCTGATTGAGCGCCAGGTTTCTATCGTGATGGAGGCAACTGACTGCGATCGCGCTACCGCCCAGAATGCGCTGGATGCCTGCGGTCGCCACTGTAAGACGGCGATCGTGATGGTGTTGGCTGACTTAAGCGCCGAAGAAGCGCAGTCGCTGCTGGCGAAAAACAACGGCTATATCCGCAAGGCGCTGGGCAACACCTGA
- a CDS encoding NAD(P)-dependent alcohol dehydrogenase has protein sequence MQINAIGTYSASQPLESMAISRREPGPQDVQIAIEYCGVCHSDLHQARSEWAGTLYPCVPGHEIVGRVTAVGNAVSRYTVGDLVGVGCMVDSCKQCEECAEGLENYCDHMVLTYNGPTQDAPSHTLGGYSQQIVVNERYVLRINHPEAQLAAVAPLLCAGITTYSPLRHWHAGPGKKVGVVGIGGLGHMGIKLAHAMGAHVVAFTTSESKRDAARALGADEVVVSRNEDEMAAHVKSFDFILNTVAAPHNLDAFTTLLKRDGTMTLVGAPATPHPSPEVFNLIFRRRSIAGSMIGGIPETQEMLDFCAEHSIVADIELIRADQINEAWERMVKGDVKYRFVIDSSTLAG, from the coding sequence ATGCAGATCAATGCTATAGGTACGTACTCCGCCAGCCAGCCGCTGGAATCGATGGCCATCTCTCGCCGCGAACCGGGTCCGCAAGATGTGCAGATCGCCATTGAATACTGCGGCGTCTGCCACTCCGATCTCCACCAGGCGCGATCGGAATGGGCCGGAACGCTTTATCCCTGCGTACCGGGGCATGAAATCGTCGGCCGGGTCACCGCGGTCGGCAACGCCGTCTCGCGCTACACCGTGGGCGATCTGGTTGGCGTCGGCTGCATGGTCGATAGCTGTAAACAGTGCGAAGAGTGCGCAGAAGGCCTGGAAAACTACTGCGACCATATGGTGCTGACCTATAACGGCCCCACTCAGGACGCGCCGAGTCATACGTTGGGCGGCTATTCGCAGCAAATCGTGGTCAATGAGCGCTACGTACTGCGGATAAATCACCCCGAAGCCCAACTGGCCGCTGTTGCGCCGCTGCTGTGCGCCGGGATTACCACCTACTCTCCGCTGCGTCACTGGCACGCGGGCCCGGGTAAAAAAGTCGGCGTGGTCGGTATCGGCGGACTTGGACATATGGGGATCAAGTTGGCCCACGCCATGGGGGCCCACGTGGTGGCCTTTACCACCTCCGAATCCAAGCGCGATGCGGCCAGAGCGCTCGGCGCTGATGAAGTCGTGGTGTCGCGTAACGAAGACGAAATGGCGGCCCATGTCAAAAGTTTCGATTTCATCCTCAACACCGTGGCGGCGCCACACAATCTCGATGCCTTCACCACGCTGCTTAAACGCGATGGCACGATGACGCTAGTTGGTGCCCCGGCCACACCGCACCCGTCGCCGGAGGTGTTCAACCTGATCTTCCGTCGCCGGTCGATCGCCGGTTCGATGATTGGCGGCATTCCGGAAACCCAGGAGATGCTCGATTTCTGCGCCGAACACAGCATCGTCGCTGATATTGAGCTCATCCGCGCCGATCAGATCAACGAAGCCTGGGAAAGAATGGTTAAAGGCGACGTGAAATATCGCTTTGTGATCGACAGTTCAACCCTCGCTGGCTAA
- the murP gene encoding PTS N-acetylmuramic acid transporter subunit IIBC, producing the protein MAKITKEMIARILGHVGGAANVAQAGNCMTRLRLTLRDEGLADSAAIRQIDGVMGVIVSDEQFQVVLGPGKAQTAAEMMNGLMEEAPQAAASLADVAAEKKQALKSKQTSGVQKFLAKFATIFTPLIPGFIAVGLLLGFATLAEQIFILENAHPNASLVALIGYMKVFSKGMFTFLSILIGYNAQKAFGGSGVNGAIIASLFVLGYNPEATSGVYAGISTFFGHGIDPRGNIIGVLIASMLGAWVERQVRRVMPANLDMILTSAVTLLIMGAVTFTVIMPIGGWLFTGMSWLFLHLNGNPFGSAVLAGLFLLAVMFGVHQGFVPVYFALVDAQGFNSLFPILSMAGAGQVGAALALFWRAKQDSLLRTQIKGAIIPGFLGIGEPLIYGVTLPRMKPFITACIGGACGGFFIGTIAWLGLPVGLNTVFGPSGLVALPLMTSGSGIYAGMAVYAGGLVVSYLCGFALTWLFASKNVDLS; encoded by the coding sequence ATGGCAAAAATAACTAAAGAGATGATAGCGCGGATCCTTGGCCACGTAGGCGGGGCCGCAAACGTAGCGCAGGCGGGTAACTGCATGACGCGCCTGCGCTTGACCCTGCGCGATGAAGGCCTGGCCGACAGCGCCGCCATCCGCCAGATTGACGGTGTGATGGGGGTCATCGTCAGCGATGAGCAGTTCCAGGTAGTGCTGGGACCCGGTAAAGCGCAAACCGCGGCGGAAATGATGAACGGCCTGATGGAAGAGGCGCCGCAGGCGGCCGCGTCGCTGGCTGATGTGGCGGCGGAGAAAAAGCAGGCGCTAAAGAGCAAGCAGACCAGCGGGGTGCAGAAATTTCTCGCGAAGTTCGCCACCATTTTTACGCCGCTGATCCCCGGTTTTATCGCCGTCGGGCTGCTGCTGGGCTTCGCCACGCTGGCTGAGCAAATTTTCATACTGGAGAACGCGCATCCCAACGCCAGCCTGGTGGCGCTGATTGGTTATATGAAGGTATTCAGCAAAGGGATGTTCACCTTCCTGAGTATCCTGATTGGCTATAACGCCCAGAAGGCGTTCGGTGGTTCGGGTGTTAACGGCGCGATTATCGCTTCGCTGTTCGTGCTGGGCTACAACCCGGAAGCGACCAGCGGGGTGTATGCCGGCATTTCGACTTTCTTCGGCCACGGTATTGATCCGCGCGGCAATATTATCGGCGTGCTGATCGCCTCGATGCTTGGCGCGTGGGTGGAGCGTCAGGTGCGGCGGGTCATGCCTGCTAACCTCGATATGATTCTCACCTCGGCGGTGACGTTGCTGATTATGGGCGCGGTGACCTTCACGGTGATCATGCCGATTGGCGGCTGGTTGTTTACCGGAATGTCGTGGCTATTCCTGCATCTTAACGGCAACCCGTTTGGGTCGGCGGTGCTGGCCGGGTTGTTCCTGCTGGCGGTGATGTTCGGCGTGCATCAGGGTTTTGTACCGGTCTATTTTGCGCTGGTTGATGCGCAGGGCTTTAACTCGCTGTTCCCGATCCTGTCGATGGCCGGAGCCGGGCAGGTGGGGGCGGCACTGGCGTTGTTCTGGCGCGCAAAGCAGGACTCGTTGCTGAGGACGCAGATCAAAGGGGCGATTATTCCGGGCTTCCTCGGGATCGGCGAACCGTTGATTTACGGCGTGACCTTGCCGCGGATGAAACCCTTTATCACCGCCTGTATCGGCGGCGCCTGCGGCGGTTTCTTCATCGGCACGATCGCCTGGTTAGGGCTGCCGGTTGGCCTGAATACGGTGTTCGGCCCGTCGGGCCTGGTGGCGCTGCCGCTGATGACCTCCGGCAGCGGCATTTACGCCGGGATGGCGGTATATGCCGGCGGGCTGGTGGTGTCTTATCTGTGTGGTTTCGCCCTCACCTGGTTGTTCGCCAGTAAGAATGTGGATTTGAGTTAA
- a CDS encoding TetR/AcrR family transcriptional regulator — protein MSAQKANETPRRPGRPRGKKPGTANREQLIDIALALFARHGIARVSLNAIAKEAGVTPAMLHYYFNSREALVENLLEERFMPLRNDISRIFVDHPQDPVTALTMMIETLAAMAEKNAWFAPLWMQEIIGEMPMLRQHMDARFGEARFHIMLETVRRWQQEGKINPALSPELLFTTLISLVLVPFSRTRNDARLQAVTPQIIVSHALALMSSGIGG, from the coding sequence ATGTCAGCACAAAAAGCTAATGAAACGCCGCGTCGCCCTGGTCGGCCGCGCGGCAAAAAGCCGGGTACCGCCAACCGCGAGCAGCTGATTGATATCGCGCTGGCGCTGTTTGCACGCCACGGGATTGCCCGCGTGTCGTTAAACGCCATTGCGAAAGAGGCCGGAGTGACGCCGGCGATGCTGCATTACTATTTTAATTCGCGGGAAGCGCTGGTAGAGAATCTGCTGGAAGAGCGCTTTATGCCGCTGCGCAACGACATCAGCCGCATTTTTGTCGACCATCCGCAGGATCCGGTGACGGCGCTAACGATGATGATTGAGACGCTGGCGGCGATGGCGGAAAAGAACGCCTGGTTCGCGCCGCTGTGGATGCAGGAAATCATTGGCGAGATGCCGATGCTGCGCCAGCATATGGACGCTCGCTTCGGCGAAGCGCGTTTTCACATCATGCTGGAGACGGTACGCCGCTGGCAGCAAGAGGGTAAGATCAACCCGGCACTGTCGCCGGAGCTGCTGTTTACCACCTTGATTAGCCTGGTGCTGGTGCCGTTCTCGCGTACCCGTAACGATGCGCGTTTACAGGCGGTGACTCCGCAGATCATTGTCAGCCACGCGTTGGCATTGATGAGCAGCGGAATCGGCGGGTAA
- a CDS encoding MBL fold metallo-hydrolase → MNITHIRNATQIIEYAGKKFLIDPMLADKGAWPGFPGTARSERRNPLVALPFSRDKIIDVDAVIVTHTHDDHWDAAAIAAIPKTLPVFVQHEANGALLRSQGFADIRLLAERSEFAGVSLQKTTSGQHGSDRTYAVPAMAERLGEACGVVFRHPQEKTLWLVGDTIWRDEIEADMLKLRPDVVVLNAGYAHVIGFGPIIMGKEDLLRAHFTLPEAKIMAIHLEAVNHCLVSREEMRQYVTDNQIADVVSIPQDGEIVVY, encoded by the coding sequence ATGAACATCACCCATATCCGTAATGCTACACAGATTATTGAATACGCCGGGAAAAAATTCCTGATAGACCCAATGCTGGCGGACAAAGGCGCCTGGCCGGGATTCCCGGGAACCGCGCGCAGCGAACGGCGTAACCCGTTGGTGGCGCTGCCGTTTTCCCGCGATAAAATTATCGACGTCGATGCGGTGATCGTCACCCATACCCATGATGATCACTGGGACGCGGCGGCGATCGCCGCGATCCCCAAAACCCTGCCGGTATTCGTGCAACACGAGGCTAACGGCGCGCTGCTGCGCAGCCAGGGCTTTGCGGATATCCGCTTGCTCGCGGAACGCAGCGAATTTGCTGGCGTGAGCCTGCAAAAAACCACTTCTGGCCAGCACGGCAGCGACCGGACCTACGCGGTGCCAGCGATGGCCGAACGGCTGGGCGAGGCCTGTGGCGTGGTATTCCGTCATCCGCAGGAGAAGACGCTGTGGCTGGTCGGCGATACTATCTGGCGCGATGAAATTGAAGCTGACATGCTCAAACTGCGTCCGGATGTGGTGGTGCTGAACGCGGGATACGCTCATGTCATCGGCTTTGGCCCGATCATCATGGGTAAAGAGGACCTGCTGAGAGCGCACTTCACCTTGCCGGAGGCGAAAATCATGGCGATTCATCTGGAAGCGGTTAACCATTGTCTGGTGAGCCGTGAAGAGATGCGCCAGTACGTGACGGATAATCAGATTGCTGATGTGGTTAGCATTCCGCAGGATGGCGAAATCGTCGTTTATTAA